The region CATGCCCGATGGAGACATCCTCCGCCCCACCCTTGTGTTTGAGCCGTACCCGGTGCCTAACGCTGAATCCTGAGGGTTAGGTGAAGTCAGCCCGACTGAGGTCGTTGGCACGGAAATCTTCAAGCCGCATGACTTCCTGCTGACCCACCTGGATAACCGTATCATCACGCTGCTGCCGAATTGTGAGATCACCGTAGGACAGGTTGCCCAGGAGGCGAAGGCGATCGGTTCTATCCTTAAAGTCTTTTACGATGTTGAACTCATCTTTTGTCCGGGTGATAACGAAAAAGTCGCGTCCATCCCCTCCTATCAGGGTGTTCTCACCTGCTCCGCCAATTAAGGTGTCTTTACCCTGCCCCCCCTCCAAAATATCATTGCCGTCATCCCCTGCTAAGCGATCGCCGCCTCCGCCTCCGAAAAGGCGATCGCGCGAACCCAGACCGTTAATCCGATCCGCACCTTGGCCCCCCTGAATCCGATTGGAGGATGCATCACCCGTGAGTTCATCATTCTCATCGGTGCCGACTAAGCCTTCGATCGATCTCAAAATTTTGCCCGTTGCAGACGACTCCTGCCCAAACCGAAAAGCAACGTTTTGGGTGTCGAGGTTGATCTTGACAGGAGACTGCAGTTCACTAAAGTCAGCGAGATCATCCCCCTTCGAGCCATTAAAGGTGTCTGAAATCGAGCCTGCAACGAGAATATCGTCTCCGGTATTTCCCAATAACTGGTTCTTCCCCCTGAGGCCAAAGAGCACATCATCACCGGATAAGCCTCGAATGATATCATCGCGACTGGTTCCGGTTAACACGTCGTTTTGCGCGGTTCCCGTAATTTCATTGGGAACCGCTTTCATCTGGCCGCGAATGGCACCATCGGGTGCACCGCTGGTATTAATTTCCCAGTAGAGCGGGATCTCGTCTCCCGTTTTGGAATTGCGGATGGTGTCCACAAAGTTGCTGAGCTTAATATTTGCTTTGTCGCTTTCGTCCCAGACTCCGGTTAAGGTTGCGGAGCCATTTTGATTGAGGCGAATGCGGAGGTCGCGGTCATCACTGCCGCCATTCAACAACGGGTTATAAACCGTAAACGCATTGCTTCCGTTTTTACCGCGATTAGCAGAAAGAATGCGGATCAAACCGACATCATCACTGGTTTTAGGTGTTTGGGGGCCTTGCCCAACGAGTGCCCCGAAATCCAAGCCGGATACCGTCAATTGATAGCGCATCGCATCGCCTGACCGAGTCAACACCATCGTTGATT is a window of Synechococcales cyanobacterium T60_A2020_003 DNA encoding:
- a CDS encoding CHRD domain-containing protein; amino-acid sequence: MAQLLSSTLTGNQVVPTTTSTATGISKLRLNALGNALTYSLNVTGLDFGDLLGKKEQTPTTRDDVTHVHIHIGARGTNGIVALSLYDRVTGNDSQDSDLKIIQNNNGSTTLKGRWDVKDPSSVPLNQVLRAIRDSSPGDEVNLYWNVHTAEFPNGEIRGQIKATPLEKTVPVTLDATLNQAQVVEPSGVKAKGESTMVLTRSGDAMRYQLTVSGLDFGALVGQGPQTPKTSDDVGLIRILSANRGKNGSNAFTVYNPLLNGGSDDRDLRIRLNQNGSATLTGVWDESDKANIKLSNFVDTIRNSKTGDEIPLYWEINTSGAPDGAIRGQMKAVPNEITGTAQNDVLTGTSRDDIIRGLSGDDVLFGLRGKNQLLGNTGDDILVAGSISDTFNGSKGDDLADFSELQSPVKINLDTQNVAFRFGQESSATGKILRSIEGLVGTDENDELTGDASSNRIQGGQGADRINGLGSRDRLFGGGGGDRLAGDDGNDILEGGQGKDTLIGGAGENTLIGGDGRDFFVITRTKDEFNIVKDFKDRTDRLRLLGNLSYGDLTIRQQRDDTVIQVGQQEVMRLEDFRANDLSRADFT